A window of Cryptomeria japonica chromosome 3, Sugi_1.0, whole genome shotgun sequence contains these coding sequences:
- the LOC131044723 gene encoding F-box/kelch-repeat protein At5g15710, protein MDGCNVEQLSIMDEEEQQEEEEIKIEVRPLTNTNEEVCMDSSIWSNLPSDIFERVVAHMPVVCLSKLRTVCTKLNQTISSKNFLNAQADLPCREIWIALFETDSCSQFCAYDPNVNRWYRIPLTFLPWQVKGLASAGGLLCCRGEIDGFLCIVVCNPITKDWTVLPPMIKRRLVPFMAIQVLADQTEKGFKVIVAGDDVQPDGHTVKDLSCEVFDSRTDLWSLSGPIPPNTDLELGSATCNGNLYLLSYNPPGAFSFNLQEGVWTKLQAPMPRNLTMPVLVECSGRLFMVGRVVKRNPIGSVRVWELSENAMAWKEFIRMKDEVFKELYTDKGGELYFTAVGHGNFIYFSIYQSTQMLAVDIRSRLWFCLPRYPATGASQGKQFLCYPFTPNLYASVSRNESSDITTPLLAAHALSGATNSWDQT, encoded by the coding sequence ATGGATGGTTGCAATGTTGAACAGCTGAGCATAATGGATGAGGAAGAGCAgcaggaagaagaagaaataaaaattgaGGTAAGACCACTTACTAATACCAATGAGGAGGTCTGTATGGATTCATCAATTTGGAGCAATCTACCCTCTGATATATTCGAAAGAGTAGTGGCCCATATGCCAGTTGTATGCCTTTCCAAACTTAGGACGGTATGCACAAAATTGAACCAAACCATTTCATCAAAGAATTTTCTGAATGCCCAAGCGGATCTGCCGTGTAGAGAAATATGGATTGCTCTGTTTGAAACGGACTCATGTTCCCAATTCTGTGCATACGACCCCAATGTCAATAGATGGTACCGAATCCCTCTCACATTCCTTCCCTGGCAAGTCAAGGGACTCGCTTCTGCAGGTGGGTTGCTGTGTTGTAGGGGAGAGATCGATGGGTTCTTGTGCATTGTAGTTTGCAATCCCATAACAAAGGATTGGACGGTGCTTCCCCCCATGATCAAAAGGAGGCTTGTCCCCTTTATGGCTATCCAAGTATTAGCGGACCAAACAGAGAAAGGATTTAAGGTAATAGTTGCAGGGGATGATGTGCAGCCTGATGGCCACACTGTCAAGGATTTGAGCTGTGAAGTTTTCGATTCCAGGACCGATCTATGGAGCCTCAGTGGGCCCATCCCTCCAAACACCGACCTTGAATTGGGTTCTGCAACCTGTAATGGCAATTTGTATTTGTTGAGTTATAACCCTCCTGGTGCCTTTTCTTTCAATTTACAGGAAGGGGTGTGGACTAAACTGCAGGCCCCCATGCCCAGAAACCTCACTATGCCTGTCCTTGTGGAGTGTTCGGGAAGGCTTTTTATGGTAGGGCGTGTTGTCAAGAGAAATCCGATTGGGAGCGTCAGAGTTTGGGAGCTATCTGAAAATGCCATGGCCTGGAAAGAATTTATCAGAATGAAGGACGAGGTTTTCAAGGAATTGTACACAGATAAGGGTGGTGAATTGTATTTCACTGCAGTTGGTCATGGGAATTTCATTTACTTTTCCATTTACCAAAGCACCCAAATGCTTGCCGTAGATATACGCTCTAGATTGTGGTTTTGTTTGCCACGTTATCCAGCAACTGGAGCATCTCAAGGTAAACAGTTTTTGTGTTACCCATTTACCCCAAATTTGTACGCATCTGTTTCTAGAAACGAGTCTTCGGATATTACCACTCCCTTATTAGCTGCTCATGCTTTATCTGGAGCCACCAACTCTTGGGATCAGACCTAG